The DNA sequence CTCACTAAATACAATAACGAAGAAAAAAtaatgcttttcttattttttataaatttattttacgttcatttggtttccatgttacgcaACTAATCTAGTGACTGTTCATGATTTTGAGCGTCCATAACGTTGCAATAAAAAAAGATACAGCTATATGGTTGATAGTTTTTAAAATGGGAAAGATCCCACTATATTACTGCCAAATTTAAAGAAATTCTGAGCACTTTGACTTTTGCCAGCTCATGTCACACATTTGGTACACACTCTCAGAGAACGACCCATATGCCTCAGTGGAAGGTGGCCCAAAAGAAGACGGCGGCattcgttctttctttatttggtgtttaacgtcgttttcaaccacgaaggttatatcgcgacggggaaagggggggggggggagtgggatagagccacttgttaattgtttcttgttcacaaaagcaccaatcaaaaaattgctccaggggcttgcaacgtagtacaatacagggttcgacactagcgggggcagggggcggaacgccccagagttttgtgttccgccccaaacattgccgaagcttggagcccactccgccccaggataaattccaacaatgacaaaccgaaaattctaatgccagagccaatcactaaaaatcgccagtcaaagtcgtcactgaaatttgcgttacgatcaatgctgcagtcaagaaaaaaaacacattgaaatcgtcgaaggacaatgccgcaagggaaataactcccagattgcgctctttagcgtgagagataagtatcgccttcaaatggcaaacgcaaaatgtggcgacacatccctggtgtaaaaagacatggaaatgaagatgaagaacagggtggagagaaacgaaaaaaggagaccgatgcagccaaaagcgcgaagcgctgtcgtaatttcaatgtcaaatggttgaaagaatttccctggcttcagtacgatgaagaaaaacagacaatgcattgccgcacgtgaatactgagagtgggccccagatttttgttttccgccccagcaatttccatctctggggccagtgtggccccaggccaattaagttagtgtcgacccctgcaatatatatattaccttactgggagaatgcaagtttccattacaaaggacttaacatttctttcatactgcttgactaaaatctttacaaacattgactatattctatacaagaaacacttaacaagggtaaaaggagaaacagaatccgttagtcgcctcttacgacatgctggggagcatcgggtaaattcttccccctaacccgcggggggtgcctGGGCAGATGAGCGGTGGGTGTAATGATCATGTACAGAAGATGGAAGGTATAGATCTACAATTTCAGCTTAACTGCAAGAACATTGGAGACCACCTAATTCCTACACATGACGCTAAACAATTTGAATTTCAAGCataaaagacacagacagatcatGTGATAGTTTTTCTACATTTCTCTAAATGTAGTCAATAGTACCATACTCACAATGGAAAATAAACTACAGGACATGTATCTACTATTTATGCAGACAGTTACTACAAACAAGTATCaaagtatatatatgtatatgtacaTACACGCTTTATATACAGCCAGTGAAGTCAAATGGTTTtataaagccccccccccccccctcactcacacacacacagtgactctctctcactcacacacacacacacacacacacacacacacacacacacacgtgcacgcacacacaaacacacatttcaTAATGCTTCTCACTTTCACATTGCATGAGCAACAAACTGTCAGCTTTTGACAAAAATTGCAAAAAAATGTACAGGGATTTTTTTCATACCAATAAAATGCATCATCTCAAATTCAAAGGCCAAAtttcacagtaaaaaaaaaggaacatgAACAATGTCAAAGATATGGCTTCATATTATGATGTTTTCAGACCAACACAGCGGGCATTTCAAAGTCACAACACACATATGTATAGCACACAAGCGGCATTACTACAAAGAATGTATGAAATATTACTGTAAGTACATGGTATAAATTAAGATAGAcatgtaaaataaaacaaaaacaagaacgttGTTCGTACCAACACAAAAGAATGATGTTTTTGACTAAAACATTCCTTTTTTAGCTCAAATATAActttgtgtcaaaaaacacagatttatttatttaatttatatgggagatttatatagcgcttgacgttctctaagcgctttacatattaatttctgccgtgtgagatggaattttttacacaatatatcacgcattcacatcggccagtaaatctcaagccattacggcgaatatttacttttcactgcctattattccaagtcacacgggtatttggtggacattttttcaTCTATGCCTaaacatttttgccaggaaagacccttttgtcaatcgtgggatctttaacgtgcacaccccaatgtagtgtacacgaagggacctcggtttttcgtctcatccgaaagactagcacttgaacccaccacctccctgggctaggaaagggggaagaaaattgtttacgccccgacccagggtcgaactcgcaacctctcgcttccgaggcaagtgcactttacCACTCAGCCACTCTTTCCACCAGATAATTTTGACTGAAACCTTACATTTTGTAGCTCAGGCTCTCATAATTTTTTATCATAACAAATGATGTTTTTGTgactatttgtttgtctgttcacttaaaagaccattgggtcgatatattcgtgattgtaacgtaattttgtcaataacaacgttcccacaacttacctttcttgttttttgataacAAATGATGATTTTGACTGAAGCTCACACTCATCATTTTGCGTTAATGTTACATAAAAGAACCGTTGTTAACTTcgaacatacccactacttttTCACTCTACTCTTGTTTGCCTTGAAAGAAATACGCACAACTAGTCTTGTGTTATGATAGCGGTCAGGTCAGTAACTCTTTCCTTCACTGGCCTCTTTTTGGAAATAGCCATGGTAAACAATTTATTTTAACCCAAATCCTGAAGTTTTTAAGTCTTTTCCTTTAAATGATAAATATATGCTCTACCTATACAATGGGGACTCTGGACGTTTCCAGAACATTGTACCATCATCCCCCAAAAAGAACTTCAAATTGTAAATATGCTATACCTATTCGGTGGGGACTCAGGACATTTCCAGAACATTGTACCATCATCCCCCAAAAAGAACTTTAAATTGCATTGCATTGACCCGAAATTTATGGTACATATTTTAGTGGAAAAATTCTCAAAACACCAGAAACAAAGTCAGCAACCGGTCATATACATCGATTAATATTTGATCTGACCGGTTTCTTCTTGAAGAATAGGATGTAATCAATGTGTTATAGACTTGGTTTGGCTGAGTAGCATCACAGAATGACCCGTTTCTGTCAGAGCTAGGACTGCCAGGTACTTGTAAAGGAATACCGCGGTACATGTAGATAGCCCAGCTATTGTCTTCCTAATGTTTTTCAACCAATATTCTCATACAATACCACTCTTTTGGTGCGTTAAATGCTTCAGAGTCTATTTTTCTCGAGAACAAAAACATCCTCCAAACAGAGAAAATATTCACCCACTCGAACTAATAACTTTCATTTTAAAAATACTTTAGAAGTGAGCAGCAAGAAGCTGTCTTTAAGTGCATGAACCAATGCAAACAGAATTATGCTTCAAAACATGAGCGACATCTACCAACAactcattttcaaaaaaaataaatgaaaaaaaatattatgGCCAGAGTAAGTTTAAGTGATCCATGGACAATGAAATTCAAAACACCAGGAAATAACAAAAACGAGTTTGCGTATTCGTAATCAAACTTTCCAAGTTCTTCAAATAAGACCTAAAATATTCcattttttttacagaacgGCATGAAAAGATTGGCCGACTGACACGACATACCCATGCAGGGTTTTGCCTTCAATTCTGTTATGTTATTCATTTACTCTATGTGTAACAGAACTAAGTTGTAAAATATTTGAGAATTCCATGCTGTTACCACCTTTCCTTTAAATTTCCTAAACTGGAAAATGACCTTTCACTTTTCCCAAAGGTTCCCAGACCTTCCAAACCCAATAGGAACAGACTTATAAAGATAACACCTCTGCTTTATCACATTCTCATAATTACAATAGAGTTTTTCGTTCCTGATAAATTCAATATCATTTACGTTTTCATTAGTCTTTTCTTACACAGTTCTTCCCTACATTTCTCGACTGGTTGTTTCCCTTATGTCTGTGTGAGGACTGAGCAAAGCAAGAAACTAATTTTCCGGACTGACAGGATAAGGGTCAGCCCAGAACATCCAAAATGCCCTCAATTTCACTTTTGCTgtaatttttttcaaaaacacaTCTTTGCAGAAGAAACTTAGAAAGACAAAAAAGTCTCaccaagaaaaaaaatacagggaaaaaaaccagtcatcccCTCTCAACCCAGTTCATTTCTCACATGGTGTACAAGTCTGTAACCTCAGAACTAAACACTTTCACACATTTGCGAAACAGTAATGTCGCACAAGCAACACAGCACACGCTTCATCTGCTGATGTTTACGTCAAATCAGAAATCTGCACTTGCAAACTTCACATTGGTTTTGATTACACGTAGACCCACTTCGTCAACAacacgggccaaagaatctagacacagccatcgtcgaacgctgaagattACACGTAGAATGAATCGTAGAGTCCACACTCTACAATTTGCTCTCAtaatgtgtgtatgcgtgtctgTCGAAAAATGATGAACGTCACAAACATTGATGAAAGGTCTGCCAACAACACACAGCAATCCATCCACTTGCTCCTGATACTGAGCCTCACTCCCACAGAATAGCGTAAACACTGTCAACAACACGGGGCGAACACAACTAGCTAACACTGACAGTGATACACACAGCACATAACGTTGTCTGCTTCGTCATGTTGCACCAATCTCACTGAGTGTCATGATAACACACACATGGTCAAGTTACTAACGACGGAGCAAGTCCTCACTTTGTCTGTAAGTTGCACCAATTTCACTCAACGCCATGATTACACACATGGTCAAGTTACCAACGACGGAGCAAGTCCTCGCTTTGTCTCTAACCTCCCCGAACACTCACCGGATTTCAAAATCAGGGGTTGAAGTTCAAGGCCTCCGACACGTGCTGGGGAGAGCCCATGTTGGAGGGGGGTCGACTGTTGCTTTGGGAGacggaggggagggagagatggTTGGCGGTGGCAGTGACGGGGGAGGGGGCGGCAGAGGAGTGAGATGCGTAGGACATGGGCAGGTCGGCCATGCTGCGGGGAGGACCCAGGAAGCGGGTGTGGTGGGACAGCATTCCTAGGGGCGGGCCGGCATAGTACTGCTCGTGCATGGTGGGTAGCGACATGGGAGCCACCTGGCTGCGCAGGTGAGCGTCCATCAGCTGGGAGTAAGGCTTGTGAGGGGGGTACTGACCCGCTCCCATCCCCATCCCCATCCCCACCATATCTAAGGGAGTCAGGGGCTGCAGCTGGGGCTGCGGGGTGGACACTGACGTGCGCCCGGAcatgttgttgctgctgctgttgccgccccctcctccccctcctttgAGGTTGGCCTGAGAGTGTGCGGGCTGGGGGTGGGGCTGCTGGTTGTTATTGTGGTTGTTGGTGTTCATCGGGGTGTACCCGCTCTGCAGAAGCTGCGAGGACACAGCGGCAGCCGCTGCAGCTGCTGCTCGTTCGATGACCTCCGGGGGCTGCGCCGACATTAGGGCTGGATCGATGCCCGGCAGATTCATCAGCCCCTGTAGCCCCAGACTGGCCATGGTGGCTCGACCGTCCATCCCCCGCAGCCCACCCGCCCCCAGCTGCTGGGCCCCCAGCTGCTGGGCCCCCAGCTGGTTGGAGCTGGAGATGTTGCCGTCCTGCACCTTCTTGCTGCCCATGCCCGCCGCCAGAGTGCGCTCGTAATGGTTGAGTGACTCCACCAGTGAGCGCGGCATGCCCTGCAGGCCCTGTGCAAAGTCCTGCTGCCGCCTCTCTCCGATGATGATGAGATCGTCGTCTGACTCGCTGTCGGAcaagctcttcttgcaggcctGGGCGTCAGGGTGGTTGAGGGGGACCATGGTGGGTGCGTCATCGTACAGctgcttgttcttcttcttccgtcgTTTCTTGACCACCTGCCCGTCCATGGCTTGACCGTCCAGCGGCACCTGCTTGATGTGGATGTGCATCTGGAACGGAAGAACCGAGAAACGTTACAACGTTACAACAATGGAGGTGGACAGGTCTTCTTAGGGTCTAGAAGAACTAGACTTCACTTTTGTGTTCATGCTCTTCAAGATGTatttcagtttgtgtgtttttccTCCTTCCTTTCCCCTTCTACAGATCCCCGTATCGTCCGCCTAGTCAGATATAATATTGCTTTATAAGAGCACGTGTGtaagctttgcttgttgtgctACATTGTTTAATTGATTGTATGAGGGCTTGCTATCTGTAATTTTCTGAATTAATCGTTTAAACCAGTTAGACTTCCCCATGGCAGAATAGTGTGTAGACACAAGTCTACCTGAGGAAAGCGAGGAGAGCAGGTCGAACAACAAAGGGAAGGGACCATACAGACCAGAAAGTAAAATTACCAGCTACATGTACCCACACGTCATGAGCACAGTACTACATGTACCCACACGTCACAAGCACAGTACTACATGTACCCACATGTCACAAGCACAGTACTACATGTACCCACATGTCACAAGCACAGTACTACATGTACCCACACGTCACAAGCACAGTACTACATGTACCCACACGTCACAAGCACAGTACTACATGTACCCACACGTCACAAGCACAGTACTACATGTACCCACATGTCACAAGCACAGTACTACATGTACCCACACGTCACAAGCACAGTACTACATGTACCCACACGTCACAAGCACAGTACTACATGTACCCACACGTCACAAGCACAGTACTACATGTACCCACACGTCACAAGCACAGTACTACATGTACCCACACGTCACAAGCACAGTACTACATGTACCCACATGTCACAAGCACAGTACTACATGTACCCACACGTCACAAGCACAGTACTACATGTACCCAGATGTCACAAGCACAGTACTACATGTACCCACACGTCACAAGCACAGTACTACATGTACCCACACGTCACAAGCACAGTACTACATGTACCAATAAGCTTTTGAAATCACTTTGTACTTGCTTCACCAGAGTCAgactcttaaaaaaaagaaacagctCTCTGGTACAATATTAATGGCCATCCCTAACGTTAGGCCGTAAGACCTTAACAAATGGTTCTCAATGCCCCATGCTCGAAGCAAGTCACTGCACTGTaactgtaaaaacaaaaatactggTATTGGTGTGGCAttttcgttttttgttttttcttctgcttcTACATTCCTGAGCTTTTTAATTATTCTCAGGGTCACCTCATGGTGAGAGTTTTGCTTTCCACACTGATTTTTACCCCACAACATTGGCAGCATGACGCCGTCATCAAGGGATTGCATATAATTATCTGTGTTTTATTTGAAACTTGGGATCTTTAACTACCGCATCTATCTTTGTGCATGTATTTACACACGAGGGTGGTACAATTCCATTCCCTTTAGTGTGCACTGAGCATTGACTTTGGGAAATACAGAAAAATCTTCACCATACCCCAGGGTTCAAACCTATACCAACAGCAATGAACTGGTTACAAAGCAAGCGCGCTTTCCGACTGAGCTACAGACCCGCCCCATAGATTTTCATATTCACAATTACCTGACAAAACAATCTGATTGCAGCCTAATAAATCATGGGTAAGTCGTTTAGCACCACACCAGCCACAAGAACATTATGATAACAAAGAATAAAGACTTGCACTGACAACAAAGAATGAAGACTTGACTGACAACaaagaatgaaaacttgcactGACAACAAAGAAGGAAGACTTGCACTGACAACAAAGAATAAAGACTTGCACTAACCTTCAAGGTGTGTGCTTTGAGACTGCTTTCATTGGTGTAGGATCTGTGACAGATGAGACACTTGTGAATGCGCGTGGACTCCTTTTTGACTTGGTCGTCGTGGTTACGCATGTGGTGCTGTAGGTTGGACAGCTGAGCAAAGGCGCGGTCGCAGCCCTCAAATTTACACTGGTAGGGCTTCTCACCTGAAACCAGCACCACAGTAATGTCGCATTAATTAAGACAAATTGGCGCGGTCGCAGCCCTCAAATTTACATTGGTAGGGCTTCTCACCTGACACCAGCACCACAGTAATGTCGCATTAATTAAGACAAAGGCGCGGTCGCAGCCCTCAAATTTACATTGGTAGGGCTTCTCACCTGAAACCAGCACCACAGTAATGTCGCATTAATTAAGACAAAGGCGCGGTCGCAGCCCTCAAATTTACACTGGTATGGCTTCTCACCTGAAATCAGCACCATCGTTGTCACAATCTCACATTAATGAAGACATAACATTTTCACTTTTTCAAGTTTTTCGTCTGAAATCACCATCACCATTGTCACATTCATTATGTCCACACAAAATCTCTAGCATTGTGGTCACATTCATTAAAACATAAGATTTCACTTTTTCTTTGTCAAGCATTTCATCTGAAACCACCATCATCACAGCCGCATTCAttaggtccccccccccccccccccccccccacaaatcTCTAACATTGTTGTCACATTAATTCAGACAAAAATGTaatcacttcttcttcttggtagAAATGTATTATCACCGTCACTGTTTAGCAGGCAACCACAGTGAGAGTCAACGTCTACATTCAAAGTGTAATGATGAAACGAGACCTCAAAAATCATTATTATCAGATGGCATGGGATGAAGGGTGCTTATGAATCAGTATTTTGCTCAAAACAATGGAGTTTTGTAAGCAAGAGTACTCCATTCACTGCTCAGTTCTACTCCCAAACCCAGCGCACTTTGGGAAGAAAAATGGTACATTAACAAGGTGAAAGTAATGAAATGTATTTCAGGCTATCGGCACACAGCTTGCTCTTTTAtccaatggggggggggggggggggggacggggggTTGGAGAAGGCCCTACAGTATTTAGACCACTAGCATAGTAAAGAATCTCTCTGTAGCAGACAGAAGGATGTCCATACAAGttacaacatcaaaacaaacaaTACCGTTGAAGCAAGAAAAGGGAAGCGACTGGGGCTTGACCAATTGCCAGTCCACCATGACATACTGCACTCTTTTAATCTAAGTTTAATGCCAGTTAATAAAAAAATCCAATAATTCCAATTTTTACACTCACACAAtccgatataaaaacaaaatgaggGAGGTTGGATCAGCAAATTATTTTGCAATGTCTCTGTGCAAACACCTGTGCTGTAGCAATGACAGGATAAAACTAATGAAAGGCAAACACTGCATACAGTAACGTAGAAACGATTTGCGTTGAGCAGTGGGTTATAGCAAACATTTATGCAACACCAGAAGCAAAAAGCTCAAGCAAAGATCTCAGTATGAATCAGAAAAATGTACCTATACAAAACAGAAAATCAGTTAATCATCTAGCATTCACACAAAGAGAGTGTCAATTATTCCGTCCAAGCCTGAACATTTGGGAGAAAATTTGTAATAAAAAATATGAtaaatttttacaaaagataagaaAGAAACAAGCTAGTATAACCCTTTTTCTggccctccccctcccctggAAAGCAGTACTAAAAATATGTatatcaaagaaacaaaaagaagaaagatacAGAGAAATAGTTTAAAATGCAAGGAATAGACGATGTTAGGAATATCTTGACTGCCGGGCTTATATTGGCCATGGAAAAGTTGCACCAGACAACTCCAATGATTTACAGATTCAAGCTATCACACAAAATGTAATACCTCTAACGTGTATGTTTTGCAGTGTCCGCTAAATACGCCTTTTTCTTCTGAAAATATGCTCATCAGAATTCACTGTGATGCCATGACGGCTTGATCCAGCAGCGATTTATTGGGTCACTGTATTAAACGGTTGCAGCTATTCCAATAGCCCAAAAAAGGCAGAGTTCTCCAAAATGTGTctattacagtggtacctgtctaACAACCTGAAAATGTAACCGAAATATGGACGTTATATGGAGGGGTCGTACTCAAATTGGCGTTTAGTTTTGCAAAACATCCACTTTTACAACGCACTTtcaaaggttaaaaaaaaagagctaATGTGGACAAAAAGTGGTAGGAATAGTCTGAATATCATTACTTTGTGATATGAGCATAGAAAGAGTCAAACAAATGTGCTGGGTTTTTCACGGAGCTCACCTGTATGAAGGCGAGTGTGCTGTTGTAGATGTGTCAGCTGTTTGAATGCTCGTTCACAGAATTGGCAAAGATATCTGCGATCCTCAACTTTGTCCGTTCCCCCTTTGTCTAAATAACAGATTTTAGAAAATAAAAACTTCCCGTTAGACTGGAAAGGAAAGGAACCaatgttataaaaaaaaacataattcTGTATTGATATCTGCAATGAGATATGAAATGAAATCTTTCAATTAAATTCTGTCAACTAAAATTGTCAGTTTTCACTTTCTTTGAGCAACAGTTAAATAAACACTTTCCGTTAGACTGGAAAGGAAGCACCTTGCCCGCAGAGTGGAACTTGGTACCCATGAGTGTTATTAAAGCAAAAGTTCTGTTGTGAAATCTGTAAATGACATATCTTTGAAATCTATGTGATAACTTCAAGAGTCGTTCCAAAGATAATTGTTTTCTAACCTGCCACTCTGTAGTCATTCTTATTGTAATCCTACATCTTCCTCCTTCTAGAACAAAAAAGTCTGAAGCTGCCACTAAAAGAAAACCGAAACATCTCGTTCACAAAATGGTTTCACTTCATAAACATGATTTTTTAAGACTATGTTGTGTCTTTTGGTTTGATCAGATTTAATTAAGCAGCAGGAGAACAAAACTGCACCAACGTTAATTTCAACATCAAAGCAAAGGGGTGCTAGAGCATGTGCAACTACAGACAGAAGAAAATGAGCTGGAAATAATAtcatgaaaaaaacacaaaataaagtcTGTTCAGGCATGAAACAAATCATTCAATCATGCACACAGTGTGAATCCAGACTAATAGAATAAAATTATATGGCAGCAAACAAGACATAACATCAATAAAtaataatgtatcgattggacattggatttcccttctttgagccatgtgacgtcagaggcctacaaaacttcatatttgggcgtttctggttgaccgaaacttcaaaggaactacaaaacacacgtcatgtgtttgattgcatgtgtgtgtgctcgttcaatcgtcaaaacaacaacaaagtcagtacatgacgtgtgttttgtagttcctttgaagtttcggtcaacctgaaacgacCAAATATGAAGCTAATTATGAagttatgtgtttgattgcatgtgtgtgtgctcgttcaatcgtcaaaacaacaacaaagtctgTACCtaaaaggaattcgatcgatacataaatgttatttgcgtttttgaccaaaatatgacattttacacagatctcgacagtcattgttcacctcgaccgctatcgcggtctcggagaacaatgactgtctcgatctgtgtaaaatgtcatattttggtcaaaacgcaaataacgtataataaacaatattgctatttcatatgttacgtggatttccattggtcaattgggcaaaactgagctcagtgcaaaggtgatatcgacgacctctttattgcttccccacttcaaaaacaaaaacacctaaatttaaaaacaaacaaatatatatgaaaatgtaatgatcccagaatttagttgagcaagtgactaaagactttatgaaagaaaagacatttggaaatactgaaaAGTGCAAGAAatgagtgaacaaaaagaaataataatcagagggagggatatggaacagccaaaactgagacaaatacttttgtaatttctttacggtaaatacaaaatgtccagagaattagcaatatatctaacattgactgactgtgtgatgatatcttctgctattggtctgtttcgacagtgatatcaaaatctcgacctcctgtcttgattttgatatcactgtctcaacagaccatagcagaagatatcatcacacagtctgtCAATATTGGGTACAATTGGTTCATTCATTTACAAGAGCATGCGGTTACAGAATAtgttaaacaaaacaagtcgcgtaacgcaaaaatacaacatttagtcaagctgtcgaactcacagaatgaaactgaacgcactgcaatttttcagcaagaccgtatactcgtagcattgtcagtgaaattgacaagaagagcggggtagtagttgcgctgagaaggatagcatgcttttctgtacctctcttcgctttaactttctgagcgtgtttttaatccaaacatatcatatctatatgtttttggaatcaggaactgagaaggaataagatgaaagtgtttttaaatcgatttcggaattttaattttgatcataatttttatatttttaattttcagagcttgtttttaatccaaatataacatatttatatgtttttggaatccgaaaatgatgaagaataagataaacgtaaatttggatcgttttataaaaaatttttttttttacaattttcagatttttaatgaccaaagtcaataattaatttttaagccaccaagctgaaatgcaataccgaagtccggccttcgtcgaagattgcttggccaaaatttcaatcaatttgattgaaaaatgagggtgtgacagtgccgcctcaacttttacaaaaagcccggtatgacgtcatcaaaaacatttatcgaaaaaatgaaaaacacgtccggggatatcattcccaggaactctcatgtaaaatttcataaagatcggtccagtagtttagtctgaatcgctttacacacacagaca is a window from the Littorina saxatilis isolate snail1 linkage group LG10, US_GU_Lsax_2.0, whole genome shotgun sequence genome containing:
- the LOC138978518 gene encoding uncharacterized protein isoform X1, whose amino-acid sequence is MDPYYENFKLFLTYWLMSASHGELSDVLPVGALGGSDQNHPQGSLQIPHSLLQQHQQQQQQHRQQQQQQHHQQQQQQQQQQLQNSQSSHHHQQMSQQQNHSQGVGGTHGQPVGGHSHSHSQGVGGNPQHEPISPHHNPHQQQQQQPPPPSHQQQLQHQSMQTLDLEHHPLPSHSVPPPPLSSSSTSSSLQMHSQGVNTSEMGMDLASSSQRPHLCTICLKTFRSKQQLAQHSLVHTNIRKYTCSYCERAFKQLSHLQQHTRIHTGEKPYQCKFEGCDRAFAQLSNLQHHMRNHDDQVKKESTRIHKCLICHRSYTNESSLKAHTLKMHIHIKQVPLDGQAMDGQVVKKRRKKKNKQLYDDAPTMVPLNHPDAQACKKSLSDSESDDDLIIIGERRQQDFAQGLQGMPRSLVESLNHYERTLAAGMGSKKVQDGNISSSNQLGAQQLGAQQLGAGGLRGMDGRATMASLGLQGLMNLPGIDPALMSAQPPEVIERAAAAAAAAVSSQLLQSGYTPMNTNNHNNNQQPHPQPAHSQANLKGGGGGGGNSSSNNMSGRTSVSTPQPQLQPLTPLDMVGMGMGMGAGQYPPHKPYSQLMDAHLRSQVAPMSLPTMHEQYYAGPPLGMLSHHTRFLGPPRSMADLPMSYASHSSAAPSPVTATANHLSLPSVSQSNSRPPSNMGSPQHVSEALNFNP
- the LOC138978518 gene encoding uncharacterized protein isoform X2: MMSAVQAIEDANKEIHHGELSDVLPVGALGGSDQNHPQGSLQIPHSLLQQHQQQQQQHRQQQQQQHHQQQQQQQQQQLQNSQSSHHHQQMSQQQNHSQGVGGTHGQPVGGHSHSHSQGVGGNPQHEPISPHHNPHQQQQQQPPPPSHQQQLQHQSMQTLDLEHHPLPSHSVPPPPLSSSSTSSSLQMHSQGVNTSEMGMDLASSSQRPHLCTICLKTFRSKQQLAQHSLVHTNIRKYTCSYCERAFKQLSHLQQHTRIHTGEKPYQCKFEGCDRAFAQLSNLQHHMRNHDDQVKKESTRIHKCLICHRSYTNESSLKAHTLKMHIHIKQVPLDGQAMDGQVVKKRRKKKNKQLYDDAPTMVPLNHPDAQACKKSLSDSESDDDLIIIGERRQQDFAQGLQGMPRSLVESLNHYERTLAAGMGSKKVQDGNISSSNQLGAQQLGAQQLGAGGLRGMDGRATMASLGLQGLMNLPGIDPALMSAQPPEVIERAAAAAAAAVSSQLLQSGYTPMNTNNHNNNQQPHPQPAHSQANLKGGGGGGGNSSSNNMSGRTSVSTPQPQLQPLTPLDMVGMGMGMGAGQYPPHKPYSQLMDAHLRSQVAPMSLPTMHEQYYAGPPLGMLSHHTRFLGPPRSMADLPMSYASHSSAAPSPVTATANHLSLPSVSQSNSRPPSNMGSPQHVSEALNFNP